The window CGTCGGGGCAGCCGAGCGGGCGCACATACTCACCGACTCCGGGGCGCAGGCCTGGCTGGGGGAGAAGCCCGCCGAGCCGGGCGGCCTGCCGCATGTGCCGGTGCGTCTGCATGCCCGCTCGTGGCACCGCCACCCCGAGCCGTCACCGCAGAGCACCGCAATGGTGATGTACACCTCGGGCACCACCGGGCTGCCCAAGGGCGTGCTGATCAGCCGACGGGCGATCGCCGCCGACATCGACGCCCTGGCCGCGGCATGGCAATGGACCGCCGAGGACACCCTGGTGCACGGGCTGCCGCTGTTCCACGTCCACGGCCTGGTGCTCGGTCTGCTCGGGTCGCTGCGAGTGGGAAACCGCTTCGTGCACACCGGGAAACCGACAGCCGAGACGTATGCCGCCGCCGGGGGAACGTTGTACTTCGGCGTGCCGACGGTGTGGTCGCGGGTGGTGGCCGACGCCGACGCCGCGGCGGCGCTGTCCTCAGCGCGGCTGCTGGTCTCCGGCAGTGCGCCGTTGCCCGTCCCGGTCTTCGACCGGTTGGCCGAACTGACCGGGCATGCACCGGTCGAGCGGTACGGCAGCACCGAGTCGCTGATCACCATCAGCACCAGGGCCGACGGGGATCGCCGCCCCGGTTGGGTCGGCCTGCCGCTGGCCGGTGTGCAGACCCGGCTGCGTCGCGAGGACGGTTCGGTGGCCCCGCATGACGGAGAGACCATCGGCAGCCTGCAGGTTCGCACGCCGACGCTGTTCGACGGATACCTCAACCGGCCCGAGGCCACCGCGGAGGCGTTCGAGGCGGACGGCTGGTATCGCACCGGGGACGCAGCCGTCATCGACGAGGGCGGTACGCACCGCATCGTCGGCAGGGAGTCGGTGGACCTGATCAAGTCCGGTGGCTACCGGATCGGCGCCGGCGAGGTGGAGACGGTGCTGCTGGGTCATCCCGGGGTGGCCGAGGTTGCCGTGGTGGGACTGCCCGACGAGGACCTCGGACAGCGCATCGTCGCCTTCGTGGTCGGTGACGCGGCGCCCGATGAGCTTATTTCCTTTGTAGCCGAACAGCTTTCGGTGCACAAACGACCGCGTGAGGTGCGGCTGGTCGACGCCCTGCCGCGCAACGCGATGGGCAAAGTGGTCAAGAAGGAGTTGATGACGTGGGGCTGAGGTTCAGCGAGATCTGCATCGACGCGCACGACATCGACGTGCCGGCGGCCTGGTGGTCGTGCGTGCTCGGCTGGCCCGCCGAGCCGACCGACGACGGCGATGTGATCTTGCGCGCACCGGCCGGGGCCCGGGCCGGACTGGGCGAGCAGACCTGGGTGGTGGACTGACGTCGAACCCGGTCACCAACGGCGGCTGAGGCGGGGGCAGGTCGCAACCGGGGGATATAGTGAGCAAGGCTAATCGTTCAGGTGCCCCGAACCGATGAGGTAGGAGAGATCATGACTGGACTTCCGGATCGCGCGACGCGAGCGGCTCTCACCCTCGTCGCGGCGGCTATCGCGGGCCTGAGCGCGGCCGGCCCCGCCGCCGCCGACGCCAGCGACGACTACCCGATCCCGCACCGGATGATCATCACGCAGTGTGACACCGAGCAGTACATGGCGGCGGCCCGCGACACCAGCCCCATCTACTTCGAGCGCTACATGATCGACCGCAGCAACCGGCCGGCCGACATCCAGCAGATGGCCGAGGACCGAATCCACTGGTTCTTCTCCCTCGATGCCGCCGCGCGGCGTCAGTACTCCGAGGACACCGCCACCAACGTCTACTACGAGCAGGTGGCCACCCACTGGGGTAACTGGGCCAAGCTGTTCTTCAACAACAAGGGCGTGGTGGCCAAGGCGACCGACGTCTGCATGAACTATCCCGCCGGTGACATGTCGGTGTGGGACTGGCCCGTCGCCAGATAGCAGCGCTTGAGCGGGACTGTGTGTACCAATGGCGCCGGCCGCGGCGTGCCGGGGATGAAACCGACGCTCGGCGACGAGGCACCGCGCTAATTGGTGTGCAACGCCTCGTTGAGCGCGATGCCCTTGCCGTCACGGGCCACCACCTCCACCGCCCCGGTCACCGAATTGCGCCGGAACAGAAGGTTGTTCGCCCCGGACAGCTCTCGCGCCTTGATCGTCGTGCCGTCGGAGGTGGTGACCTTGGTGCCCGCCGTCACGTACAGGCCCGCTTCGACGATGCAGTCGTCGCCCAGTGAGATGCCCAGACCCGAATTCGCCCCCAGCAGGCAGCGCTTGCCCACCGAGATCACCTCGGTGCCGCCGCCGGACAGCGTGCCCATGATCGAGGCACCGCCGCCAATGTCGGAGCCGTCGCCGACCACCACCCCGGCCGAGATCCGGCCTTCCACCATCGAGGCGCCCAGCGTGCCGGCGTTGAAGTTCACGAACCCCTCGTGCATGACCGTGGTGCCCGGCGCCAGGTGCGCGCCCAGGCGGACCCGGTCGGCGTCGGCGATGCGCACGCCGGTGGGCACCACGTAGTCGACCAGCCGGGGGAACTTGTCCACGCCGTAGACCGTCACCGGTCCGCGGCGGCGCAAGCGCAGCCGGGTCTCCTCGAAGCCCTCGATGCGGCACGGGCCGTAGTTGGTCCACACCACGTTGGTCAGCGCGCCGAAGACACCGTCGAGGTTCAGGCCGTGCGGCTCGACCAGCCGGTGCGAGATCAGGTGCAGCCGCAAGTAGGCGTCGTAGGTGTCGGCGGGCTTGTCGTTGAGGTCGGCGATCACGGTGCGCACGGGCACGACCTCGACACCGCGGTCGGCATCCGGGCCGGCCAGCGCTTCGAACTCGTCGGGCGCCTCCGCGGCGGAGAGCCGAGTGGTTCCCGACGGGCTGTAGGCGCCCAGGTCCGGGTCGGGGAACCAGGTGTCCAGGACGGTGCCGTCGTCGGTAACGGTGGCCAAGCCGAAGCCTGCAGCAGAAGTCACGGTGCTAGAGGCTACTTTTCCGCGACGAGCAGACGCAAAGTCCCCCCGACACGCCGGCTATTCGGGAACTTTGCGTCTGCTCGCGGGGGAAGGCGGCAGTGCGCCCCTGAGAAGCTAGCCTGGTCAGCTGTGCTGGACTTGCGCGCGGATCCGATCGCGCTGACCGCTGCCCTCGTCGACATCCCCAGCGAGTCGCGCGACGAGGCCCGCATCGCCGACGAGGTCGAGGCGGCGCTGCGCGAGCAGACCTCGGGCTTCGAGATAGTCCGCAACGGTGACGCGGTGCTGGCCCGCACCCACTTCGGCCGCCCGTCGCGGGTGCTGCTGGCCGGCCACCTCGACACCGTGCCGATCGCGGACAACGTGCCCTCCCGACGCGACGGCGACCACCTGTTCGGCTGTGGCAGCTCGGACATGAAATCCGGCGACGCCGTCTTCCTGCACCTGGCGGCCACGGTCGCCGAACCGGTCCACGACGTCACCCTGGTGATGTACGACTGCGAGGAGATCGAGGCGTCGGCCAACGGGCTGGGCCGCATCGAGCGTGAGCTGCCGGACTGGCTGGCCGCCGACGTGGCGATCCTCGGCGAGCCGTCCGGCGGCTACATCGAGGCCGGCTGCCAGGGCACCATGCGGGTGCTCATCTCCGCCGCTGGGACCCGCGCGCACTCGGCCCGATCCTGGTTGGGCGACAACGCGATTCACAAGCTCGGCGCCGTCCTGGACCGGCTGGCCGGCTACGAGGCCCGGATGGTCGACATCGACGGCTGCATCTACCGCGAAGGCCTCTCGGCGGTGCGGATCGACGGGGGAGTGGCCGGCAACGTCATCCCGGACGCGGCGTCGCTCACCGTGAACTTCCGGTTCGCGCCCGACCGCTCCCCGGAGGCGGCACTGGCCCACGTGCGTGAGGTGTTCGACGGGCTCGACGTGACGCTGCAGCAGACCGACGTGGCCGCCGGCGCGCTACCCGGCCTGCACCACCCGGCCGCCGCGGCCCTGGTCGAGGCCGCCGACGGGATGGTCCGCGCCAAGTACGGCTGGACCGACGCGGCGCGGTTCGCCGCGCTCGGCATCCCCGCGGTGAACTACGGGCCCGGTGATCCGAACCTGGCCCACCGCCGCGACGAGCGGGTGTCGGTCGGCCAGATCACCACTGTCACGCAGACGCTGCGCCGCTACCTGGCGGCCTGAGCGTCCTCAACCGCCGAACGGATGAACGCGCAGTCCACGCCCGCACCACCCCCAACTCGGGAATGAACAGCGCCGACCTGGTTCCGTGCCGAGATTCCGCGCGGCTCAACGTCTTTGGCGCCTCGGCGATCTGCACCAGCGGCCCGAAGGCCCCGAACGGCACCGAACCGTTGGCCACCGAATCGGCATAGCCGGACTTTATTTGCCGCGTCGGCCCGGCAGGGCAACAGCGGTAAATCGGCTGCGCTAAGTTTCTGTGAGTGCAGCCTCAACCGGAATCCCCCGACCAGTGGGCGGTGTGCGTGTACTGCGCATCCAGCCCCCGCCATCCTGAACTGCTCGGCCTGGCCCGCCGGGTAGGCGAGGCGATCGCCGAGCGCGGGTGGACGCTGGTCTACGGCGGCGGCAACGTCTCGGCGATGGGCGCGGTGGCCGACGGGGCGCGGTCCCGCGGCGGCCGGACCGTCGGCGTCATCCCCAAGGCACTAGTGCACCGCGAGCTGGCCGACGTCGACGCCGACGAGCTGATCGTCACCGACACCATGCGCCAGCGCAAGCAGGTGATGGAGGACCGCAGTGACGCGTTCCTGACGCTGCCCGGCGGAATCGGCACGCTGGAGGAACTTTTCGAAACGTGGACCGCGGGGTACCTGGGTTTGCATGACAAGCCGGTGGTCCTTCTCGACCCCGCCGGCCACTATGACGCCCTGCGGACCTGGCTGGCATCGTTGGTCGACTCCGGCTACGTCGCATCGACTGCCCTGGACCGCCTGCTGGTGGTCGACGATGTCGAAACGGCGATCGAGCTCTGCGCGGCCCGCGGTTAGGCTGGTCTGTCCCACGCGGAAGACGAGAGGTGGCGGCCATGGCCAGTGACGAGTCCGGTTCGCAGGGCTCCCGACTTTCGGTCGGTCTGCTCGACCTGGCGACCCGGCTGCCCTCGGTGGTGATGGACGCCCCGGTGATCCTGCGCGGCGCGCTGACCGGATTCCTGGCGCTGCCGACGTCGAGGACCTCGATCGGCAAGGTGTTCCAGGACCGCGCCGCGCGCTACGGCGACCGGGTGTTCATCCGGTTCGGCGACGAGAAGGTGACCTACCGGCAGGCCAACGAGACGGCCAACCGCTACGCGGTGGCGTTGGCGGACAAGGGCGTTGGGCGCGGCGACGTGGTGGGCATCATGCTGCGCAACTCGCCCAACGCGGTGCTGACGATGCTCGCCGCCGTCAAGTGCGGTGCGGTTGCCGGCATGCTCAACTACCACCAGCGCGGAGATGTGTTGTCGCACAGCATCGGTCTGCTCGACGCCAAGGTCGTCATCGCCGAGTCCGATCTGGTCGAGCCCATCACCGAGAGCGGGGCGAAGGTCGCCGAGCTGACCACCATCGAGGATTTCCAGAAGGCGGCCGCCGACAAGCCCACCGACAATCCGCGCTCGGCCTCGGAGATCCAGGCCCGCGACACCGCGTTCTACATCTTCACCTCGGGCACCACCGGCCATCCCAAGGCCAGTGTGATGACCCACCACCGCTGGCTGCGTGCGCTGGGGGCGTTCGGTGGCCTGGGCCTGCGCCTCAAGAGCGACGACACCCTGTACTGCCCGCTGCCGCTCTACCATAACAACGCGCTGACGGTCGCGGTGTCGTCGGTCATCAACGCCGGCGGCACCCTGGCGCTGGGCAAGTCGTTCTCGGCGTCGAAGTTCTGGGACGAGGTGATCGGCATGGAGGCCACCGCCTTCATCTACGTCGGCGAGGTGTGCCGCTATCTGCTCAACCAGCCGCCCAAGGACACCGACCGCGCCCACAAGATCCGGGTGATCGCCGGAAATGGGCTGCGCCCGGAGATCTGGGACGAGTTCACCAAACGCTTCGGTATCGGTCGGGTCGCCGAGTTCTATGCCGCCAGCGAGGGCAACACCGCGTTCATCAACGTCTTCAACATCCCGAAGACCACCGGCATCAGCCCGCTGCCGCTGGCCTACGTCGAGTACGACCCGGAGACCGGCGAGCCGGTGCGCGACGAGAACGGCCGGGTGCGCAAGGTGCCGGCCGGGAAGCCCGGCCTGCTGATCAGCCCGGTGAACAAGCTCTCGCCGTTCGACGGCTACACCGACAAGGAAGCCAGCGAGAAGAAGCTGGTGCGTAACGCCTTCAAAGAGGGCGACGTCTGGTTCAACACCGGTGACGTGATGAGCCCGCAGGGCATGGGGCATGCCGCCTTCTCCGACCGGCTTGGCGACACCTTCCGGTGGAAGGGCGAGAACGTCGCCACCACCCAGGTCGAGGCCGCGCTGGCCCAGGACGAGAACATCGAGGAGTCCACAGTGTTCGGGGTCGAGGTGCCCGACACCGGTGGCCGCGCCGGGATGGCGGCGGTCACGCTGCGAGAGGGTGTGGAGTTCGACGGCAAGGAGCTGGCCGAGACCGTCTACGCTAACCTGCCCAGCTACGCCGCGCCGCTGTTCGTGAGGGTAGTGGAGTCGCTGGAGACCACCTCGACGTTCAAGAGCCGCAAGGTCGACCTGCGCAAGCAGGGCTACGGCGACGAGGTGAAGGACCCGCTGTATGTGCTGAAGGGCCGCGACGAAGGCTACGTGCCGTTCTACGACGAGTACCCGGGCGAAGTCGCGGCGGGCAGACGCCCGAAGGGCTGAGCTGGTCGAGCGGGCCACACCATTTCGTCGATCTCGGCGTGACCAGGCACCATGGTGGAGTGACGTCGACGTTCTGCGGACGGCCGGTGGCCGGTGATCGCGCCTTGATCATGGCGATCGTCAACCGCACCCCCGACTCGTTCTATGATCGTGGTGCGACGTTCACCGACGAGGCCGCCAAGGCCGCGGTCCACCGCGTCATCTCCGAAGGAGCCGACGTCGTCGACGTCGGCGGCGTCAAGGCGGGCCCGGGTGCGGTGGTCGACGCCGAGGAGGAGATCGCCCGTGTCGTGCCGTTCATCGAGTGGCTGCGCGCCGAATACCCCGACCAGCTGATCAGTGTCGACACCTGGCGCGCCTCGGTGGCCAAGCAGGCCTGTGCGGCGGGCGCGGACCTGATCAACGACACGTGGGCCGGCGCCGACCCCGCGTTGCCCGAGGTCGCGGCCGAGTTCGGGGCCGGGCTGGTGTGCTCGCACACCGGCGGGGCGGCGCCGCGGACGCGGCCGTTCCGGGTCAGCTACGGGACCACCGTGGCCGGCGTGGTCGACGACGTCATCGCCGAGGCCACCGCCGCCGCGGAGCACGCGGTTGCGGTCGGGGTGGCCCGCGACGCGATCCTGATCGATCCCACCCACGATTTCGGCAAGAACACTTACCACGGCCTTACTTTGTTGCGCCATGTAAAAGATCTTGTTAAGACCGGATGGCCCGTCCTGATGGCGCTGAGTAACAAGGATTTCGTCGGGGAGACTTTGGGTGTGGAACTGACCGAACGCCTGGAGGGGACCCTGGCCGCCACCGCGCTGGCCGCCGCCGACGGAGCCCGCATGTTCCGGGTGCACGAGGTGGGGCCGACGCGGCGGGTGCTGGAGATGGTCGCGTCGATTCGGGGGGATCGGCGACCGACGCGGACGGTGAGGGGACTGGCGTGACCGACCTCGCCGCCACCTACACCCTGCCCGGTGACATCTGGCTGTCGGACAACAGTTGGACCCATCCCACCTGGACCGTGGCCGACCTAGTCGCCGCCAAGCAGAGCAGAAGCATCTCGGTGGTCCTGCCCGCGCTCAACGAGGAGGAGACGGTCGGTTCCGTCGTCGAAACCATCAGCCCGTTGCTGGGCGGCCTGGTCGACGAGCTGATCGTGCTGGACTCCGGGTCCACCGACGACACCGAGATCCGCGCCATCGCCGCCGGAGCCTGCGTGGTCAGCCGGGAGCAGGCGCTGCCCGAGGTCGAACCGCTGCCCGGCAAGGGCGAGGTGCTTTGGCGCTCGCTGGCCGCAACCACCGGCGACATCGTCGTGTTCGTCGACTCCGACCTGATTGACCCCGACCCGATGTTTGTGCCCCGGCTGGTCGGCCCGCTGCTCACGGGCGACGGGATCCACCTGGTCAAAGGCTTCTACCGCCGGCCGCTGAAGGTCGGCAGCGGCCAGGACGCGCACGGCGGCGGACGGGTGACCGAACTGGTTGCGCGCCCGCTGCTGGCAGCGTTGCGGCCCGAGCTCGGCTGCGTGATCCAGCCGCTGAGCGGCGAGTACGCCGGCACCCGCGAGCTGCTCACCTCACTGCCGTTCGCGCCGGGCTACGGCGTGGAGATCGGTGTGCTGATCGACACCTACGACCGGCTCGGTCTGGACGCGATCGCCCAGGTCAATCTGGGTGTGCGGGCGCATCGCAACCGGCCGCTGACCGACCTGGGCGCGATGAGCCGGCAGGTGATCGCCACCCTGCTGTCGCGCTGCGGGATCGCCGACTCCGGCGTCGGGCTCACCCAGTTCCTGCCCGACGGTGACGGCTACGAGCTGCGGACCACGGCGGTCTCGCTGGCCGACCGCCCACCGATGAACACCCTGCGCTGACCCTTTTCCGGCGCGAACGTGGTGTTACCCCCAAGCTTTCGGCCGGTCCGCGGGTCTCAAGTCCCACACTCGGCGCGAAGTAGTCTCGTGTCGTGACGTTGATCCTGCTCTACCTGGTGGTGCTGATCCTCATCGGCGTCGTGCTGTTCGGGGTGGCCAGCCTGGTCTTCGGACGAGGGGAAGAGCTGCCGCCGCTGCCGCGGGGCACCACCGCGACCGTGCTGCCGGCCTCTGGAGTCACCGGCGCCGATATCGAGGCGGTGAAGTTCACGCAGGTGCCGCGCGGTTACAAGACCAGCGAGGTGGACTGGGTCCTGGACCGCCTCGGCGCCGAACTCGACCAGCTGCGCGGTGAGCTCGCCGCCGTGCGCGCCGCCGCCGGACTCGACGAGCCCGCCGTCACCCATCACGCCGCCCCCGCCCCGGATGCGGAGCCGGTGTGACCGACGTCGTCGACGATGGAAAGGTTCGCTGCGACTGGGCCCGGTCCCTGGCCGGAGCCCAGCCCACCCTCTACCGCGACTATCACGATCACGAGTGGGGCAAAGAGTTGCGCGGCAGCGTCGCCCTATTCGAGCGGATGAGCCTGGAGGCCTTCCAGAGCGGTCTGTCGTGGCTGATCATCCTGCGCAAGCGGGACAACTTCCGGCAGGCATTCGACGGGTTCGACATCGAAACCGTGGCCCGCTACACCGACCGGGACGTCGCCCGGCTGATGGCCGACGTCGGCATCGTGCGCAATCGCGCCAAGATCGAGGCCACCATCGCCAACGCCCGCGCGGCCGCCGACCTGGAGGCCGACCTCTCCGACCTGCTGTGGTCGTACGCACCGTCACCGCGGCCCCGCCCCAGGACGCTGTCGGACGTGCCGTCACTGAGCCCGGAGTCCCAGGCGATGGCCAAAGACCTCAAGAAGCGGGGATTCCGCTTTGTCGGACCCACCACCGCCTACGCATTGATGCAGGCAACGGGCATGGTCGACGACCACATCGAGTCCTGCTGGGTGCCCCTGTCGCGGCCGCGAAGAAACGTTGATCACAGCCGCTGAGCCGGGTCTTTCACACGCATGCGCTCCGATGAGGAACAATAGAATCTGAAAACAGGCAGTTCAGTGCCGGAGATGCAGCAGCCATGCTCTCCGGCACCGATCCGGGTCCGTGACTTCGGGCCGGCTCGAATCTGGAGGGAGTGCTCGATGGCGGCGATGAAGCCCCGGACTGGAGACGGTCCGCTGGAAGCAACCAAGGAGGGGCGCGGCATCGTGATGCGGGTACCACTGGAGGGCGGTGGCAGGCTCGTCGTCGAGCTCACCCCCGAAGAAGCCGCTGCCCTCGGCGACGAACTCAAAGGCGTCACCAGCTAACTGATCGACCTCGAAACCCCGCGCCACCGCGCGGGGTTTCGTGCTGCCTACGCCGACACCTTGCGATAGATCTCCAACGTCTGCTCGGCGATGTGCGCCCAGGAGAACTCCTCGATGCAGCGCTGCCGCCCCGCCTGCCCGTAGCGGCGGGCCTGCTCCGGGTCGCTCACGACCGCGTTGACCGCCTCAGCCAGACCGACCTCGAAACCAGCCGGATCGGCAGCGTCGTAGTGCACCAACCTGCCCGTCGCGCCGTCGTCGACCACCTCGGGGATACCGCCCACATCGGAGGCCACCACCGCTGTCCCACAGGCCATCGCCTCGAGGTTGACGATCCCCAGCGGCTCGTACACCGAAGGACACACGAAAGCGGTTGCCGCCGAGAGGATTTCACGGATCTTGCCGATCGGCAGGAATTCCTGCACCCAGAACACGCCGCTGCGCCGGCCGGCCAACTCCTGCACCGCGCCACCGACTTCGGCCGCGATCTCGGGGGTGTCCGGCGCACCCGCGCACAACACCAGCTGAATCTCGGGATCGAATCGGTGGGCGGCCGCGATCAGGTGCGGCACACCCTTCTGCCGGGTGATGCGCCCGACGAACGCCACCATTGGCCTGTTCGGGTCCACGCCGAGCTCGGCCAGCACCGACTGGCCGCGTTCCGGCGGTGCCGGGTACCACACGTCGGTGTCGATGCCGTTCTTCACCACGTGAACGCGGTTGGGATCCAGCCCCGGGTACACCGACAGCACGTCCTCACGCATTCCCGAGCTGACCGCGATCACCGCATCGGCGGACTCGACGGCGGTTCGCTCCACCCAAAGTGAAAGCCGGTAGCCGCCGCCGAGCTGCTCGGCCTTCCACGGCCGCAGCGGTTCCAGCGAATGCGCAGTCAGCACATGCGGAATGCCGTAGAGCAGCGCGGCGAGGTGACCCGCCATTCCCGTGTACCAGGTGTGGGAGTGCGCCACTGTGGCGGCGGATGCGGCGTTGGCCATCACCAGATCCGCCGACAGTGTCGACAGCGCCGGGTTGGCTCCCTTCAGCGCCGGGTCGGGCTGGTGGACAAAGGCGCCCGTGCGGGGGGCGCCCATGCAGTGCACGTCGACTTCGCAGAGGCGGCGCAACTGGGCGACGAGTTCGGTCACGTGAACGCCGGCCCCGCCGTAAACCTCGGGTGGGTACTCCCGAGTCATCATCGCCACCCGCATGGCACCGACCGTAGTAGTCCCCGCGCGCCAGCGCAGCTTTGTGGTCCAACGTGCTTGCGCCTGAGCAAAAAATCTCACTGTGGCGCGACACCGGTCGATAATCGGGCCAATGGCCTAGCCGTCTTCGGCAGCTGCCATTAGGTTTGCAGCATGAGGGAATTGCCAAACGTGCTGGGCATCGTCCTGGCCGGCGGGGAAGGCAAGCGCCTGTATCCGCTGACCGCCGACCGAGCCAAGCCAGCGGTTCCCTTCGGCGGCGCCTACCGCCTCATCGACTTCGTGCTGTCGAATCTGGTCAACGCCCGGTACCTGCGCATCTGCGTGCTCACCCAGTACAAGTCGCACTCACTGGACCGTCACATCTCGCAGAACTGGCGGCTGTCGGGTCTGGCCGGCGAGTACATCACCCCGGTGCCGGCCCAGCAGCGCCTCGGTCCGCGCTGGTACACCGGTTCAGCCGACGCGATCTACCAGTCGATGAACCTCATCTACGACGAGGATCCGGACTACATCGTGGTTTTCGGTGCCGACCACGTGTACCGGATGGATCCCGAGCAGATGGTGAAGTTCCACATCGACAGCGGCGCGGGCGCCACGGTGGCCGGCATCCGGGCGCCGCGGGCCGAGGCTCACGCGTTCGGCTGCATCGACGCCGACGAATCCGGGCGCATCCGGGAGTTCATCGAGAAGCCGGCCGACCCGCCGGGCACGCCGGACGATCCGGAGCAGACGTTCGTCTCGATGGGCAACTACATCTTCACCACCAAGGTGCTCATCGACGCCATCCGCGCCGACGCCGACGACGACCGCTCCGACCACGACATGGGCGGCGACATCATCCCGCGTCTGGTGGCCGACGGCATGGCCGGGGTCTACGACTTCAATAACAACGAGGTGCCCGGCGCTACCGAACGTGACCACGGCTACTGGCGCGACGTCGGGACGCTGGACGCGTTCTACGACGCGCACATGGATCTGGTGTCGGTGCACCCGGTGTTCAACTTGTACAACAAGCGCTGGCCGATCCGTGGCGAGTCGGAGAACCTCGCGCCGGCCAAGTTCGTCAACGGCGGCTCGGCACAGGAGTCGGTGGTCGGCGCGGGCAGCATCGTCTCGGCGGCCTCGGTCCGCAACTCGGTGCTGTCGAGCAATGTGGTGGTCGAGGACGGCGCCATCGTCGAGGGCAGCGTTCTGATGCCCGGTGTCCGGGTGGGCAGCGGCGCGGTGGTTCGCCACGCGATCCTCGACAAGAACGTGGTGGTGGGTCCAGGCGAGATGGTGGGCGTGGACCTGGAGAAGGATCGCGAGCGCTTCGCGGTGAGCTCGGGCGGCGTGGTCGCCGTCGGCAAGGGCGTCTGGATCTAGTTCGTTTCCGCGGCGGTAGACGATGATCCAGTGGCGCCGTCGCCGAGTTGCGGGCGATGTACCGGCGACCTGTCCGTACTGCCACGGCGAACTCGACGCCGGCGGCACGTGCGTACGCTGCGGAGGGCAGCGAACGGCCCCGCCGCCGACCGGGTGGCGCCCGGACCCGACGGCCCGGTACGAAGGGCGCTATTACGTCACCGGGCGCCCGACCAACCGGGTGCGCAACGGCGGGGCGCAGTCGACCGACCCTGTCGGCGGGCAGATGCTGCCGTCCTACGTCGAAGTGCCTGCCGCCCGATCCAGTGTCCGGTTGACGTGGCTGGCGACCGGGGCGACCACTGCGATCATCGTCGCGATCGCGGCGGTGGAGTGGGTGCTGTGGTCGAGCAGCCACAGCGGCCCACTGCACGATGTCGTAGGTGTCCCCGGCCTCCTGGCGCGACAACAACGCCCCAGTGCCGTCCGAGGTTCCGCAGCCCCGCAGGTCGGCGTTGACCACCGCGAAGCCCTGCGCCACCCACCACGCCGGGTCGGGCGCTTCCCACGAGGTCAGTGCCGAGAAGCTG is drawn from Candidatus Mycolicibacterium alkanivorans and contains these coding sequences:
- a CDS encoding glucosyl-3-phosphoglycerate synthase, with the protein product MTDLAATYTLPGDIWLSDNSWTHPTWTVADLVAAKQSRSISVVLPALNEEETVGSVVETISPLLGGLVDELIVLDSGSTDDTEIRAIAAGACVVSREQALPEVEPLPGKGEVLWRSLAATTGDIVVFVDSDLIDPDPMFVPRLVGPLLTGDGIHLVKGFYRRPLKVGSGQDAHGGGRVTELVARPLLAALRPELGCVIQPLSGEYAGTRELLTSLPFAPGYGVEIGVLIDTYDRLGLDAIAQVNLGVRAHRNRPLTDLGAMSRQVIATLLSRCGIADSGVGLTQFLPDGDGYELRTTAVSLADRPPMNTLR
- a CDS encoding DivIVA domain-containing protein; translated protein: MTLILLYLVVLILIGVVLFGVASLVFGRGEELPPLPRGTTATVLPASGVTGADIEAVKFTQVPRGYKTSEVDWVLDRLGAELDQLRGELAAVRAAAGLDEPAVTHHAAPAPDAEPV
- a CDS encoding DNA-3-methyladenine glycosylase I — protein: MTDVVDDGKVRCDWARSLAGAQPTLYRDYHDHEWGKELRGSVALFERMSLEAFQSGLSWLIILRKRDNFRQAFDGFDIETVARYTDRDVARLMADVGIVRNRAKIEATIANARAAADLEADLSDLLWSYAPSPRPRPRTLSDVPSLSPESQAMAKDLKKRGFRFVGPTTAYALMQATGMVDDHIESCWVPLSRPRRNVDHSR
- a CDS encoding DUF3117 domain-containing protein is translated as MAAMKPRTGDGPLEATKEGRGIVMRVPLEGGGRLVVELTPEEAAALGDELKGVTS
- the glgA gene encoding glycogen synthase, with product MRVAMMTREYPPEVYGGAGVHVTELVAQLRRLCEVDVHCMGAPRTGAFVHQPDPALKGANPALSTLSADLVMANAASAATVAHSHTWYTGMAGHLAALLYGIPHVLTAHSLEPLRPWKAEQLGGGYRLSLWVERTAVESADAVIAVSSGMREDVLSVYPGLDPNRVHVVKNGIDTDVWYPAPPERGQSVLAELGVDPNRPMVAFVGRITRQKGVPHLIAAAHRFDPEIQLVLCAGAPDTPEIAAEVGGAVQELAGRRSGVFWVQEFLPIGKIREILSAATAFVCPSVYEPLGIVNLEAMACGTAVVASDVGGIPEVVDDGATGRLVHYDAADPAGFEVGLAEAVNAVVSDPEQARRYGQAGRQRCIEEFSWAHIAEQTLEIYRKVSA
- the glgC gene encoding glucose-1-phosphate adenylyltransferase encodes the protein MRELPNVLGIVLAGGEGKRLYPLTADRAKPAVPFGGAYRLIDFVLSNLVNARYLRICVLTQYKSHSLDRHISQNWRLSGLAGEYITPVPAQQRLGPRWYTGSADAIYQSMNLIYDEDPDYIVVFGADHVYRMDPEQMVKFHIDSGAGATVAGIRAPRAEAHAFGCIDADESGRIREFIEKPADPPGTPDDPEQTFVSMGNYIFTTKVLIDAIRADADDDRSDHDMGGDIIPRLVADGMAGVYDFNNNEVPGATERDHGYWRDVGTLDAFYDAHMDLVSVHPVFNLYNKRWPIRGESENLAPAKFVNGGSAQESVVGAGSIVSAASVRNSVLSSNVVVEDGAIVEGSVLMPGVRVGSGAVVRHAILDKNVVVGPGEMVGVDLEKDRERFAVSSGGVVAVGKGVWI